AAAACCTGAAAAGAAAGACAATACCGTTGAAATTACCTTATTAAAAATTGAAAACGGCAACCCCAAGTATATTAAAACAACAAAAAATATAAACCCCGATGAAGATGAATTTGAAAGGGCTATGAAAGAATTGTTCAGCGGAGCCAATACTTTTGAAAAAATTTCCGGAGTTTACTCTGAAATTCCGAAAGAAACAAAGCTTTTAGGAATAAAAAAAGATGCTAATTCATATACAATAAATATTTCTGAGGATTTTGAATACGGAGGCGGGGCAGACAGTATGAAAGCAAGGGTGAAACAACTGGTGGAAACGGCGACCAAAGCTTCCGGCGGCAAAGATGTTTACCTTGAAATCAACGGCAAACGGGTAGAAGTAATAGGCGGCGAAGGTATTATAATCAAACAGCCTTTAGCCGGGAATTTGCAGTAATGGAAGATTTTGAACAAAAGCTCGAATATTATACAAGCCTGCCATGGACGCTGGAATTTGGCGAAGATTTGGACTTTGAAGGCAAGCCTTACCATTATATTCAGATAAAAGAGTTTGAAAGTTTTGCATTTTGCGCCAAGACAAAAGAATTTGCGCTTGAAAATTATAAAAAACAGCTGCGTTTAATGTTAAAAGTGATGTTGGAATTTGATGATCCTATACCTAACCCCGGCGAATTCCCCGAAGATTAATACGGAAAAAAATTATGGGTGCAAAAATTAAACAAGTCGAA
This genomic window from Candidatus Gastranaerophilales bacterium contains:
- a CDS encoding GerMN domain-containing protein: MVRFIFWVLTICTLFLVIGFIAKDKFDLTALEDFNIDKITGSLIENKKQFPEKSQQPAEEETKPEKKDNTVEITLLKIENGNPKYIKTTKNINPDEDEFERAMKELFSGANTFEKISGVYSEIPKETKLLGIKKDANSYTINISEDFEYGGGADSMKARVKQLVETATKASGGKDVYLEINGKRVEVIGGEGIIIKQPLAGNLQ